From Roseibium alexandrii DFL-11, the proteins below share one genomic window:
- the argE gene encoding acetylornithine deacetylase, translating to MPKTYTPQEMLTKLVSFNTVSDRSNLELISFVEEYLSSYGISSVRVPDETGEKAALFATVGPNVDGGIVLSAHTDVVPVDGQNWTSDPFSAWEDGGRLYGRGTADMKGFAATVLAKVPDFLSANLSKPIHIALSYDEEVGCFGAPPMIKAMLVEGPHPSAVIVGEPTNMKVVTGHKGIAVLKTRVHGHPVHSSQLHRGVSAISAAVKLISWLDGQTEQNKAKADLECPFEPPYTTLHCGTIQGGKAHNITAQSCEFMTDIRLLPGENLEDWISAYQNYAADLVLPDMQEISKDCRIDIDVRAMVPGLSEETDGTAEQLVRRLTGDNGRHVVVYATEGGQFQEHGLSTVVCGPGSIDQAHQADEFIELAELGKCANFLDDLCEKVLR from the coding sequence GTGCCAAAAACCTATACACCGCAGGAAATGCTGACGAAACTCGTGTCCTTCAACACGGTGTCGGATCGCAGCAATCTCGAGCTTATTTCATTCGTCGAAGAGTACCTTTCCAGTTACGGCATATCGTCCGTGCGCGTACCAGACGAAACGGGTGAAAAGGCTGCCTTGTTTGCCACTGTCGGGCCAAATGTCGATGGCGGTATCGTTTTGTCGGCACACACCGACGTCGTGCCCGTCGACGGACAGAACTGGACGTCGGATCCGTTCTCGGCATGGGAGGACGGCGGCCGCCTCTACGGGCGTGGCACCGCCGACATGAAAGGGTTTGCGGCAACGGTTCTGGCAAAAGTGCCGGATTTTCTGAGCGCAAACCTGTCCAAACCAATCCACATCGCACTGTCTTATGATGAAGAAGTGGGCTGTTTCGGCGCGCCGCCGATGATCAAGGCGATGCTGGTTGAGGGGCCGCATCCTTCCGCAGTGATCGTTGGCGAGCCGACGAACATGAAGGTGGTGACTGGACACAAGGGCATTGCCGTTCTGAAAACCCGGGTCCACGGACATCCCGTGCACTCCAGCCAGCTGCACCGCGGGGTGTCTGCTATTTCTGCTGCTGTAAAGCTGATTTCCTGGCTGGACGGACAGACCGAACAGAACAAGGCCAAAGCAGATCTGGAGTGTCCATTCGAGCCGCCCTACACGACCTTGCATTGCGGCACGATCCAGGGCGGAAAGGCTCACAACATCACGGCACAGAGCTGCGAATTCATGACAGATATCCGGTTGCTACCCGGCGAGAACCTGGAAGACTGGATTTCGGCATACCAGAATTATGCCGCAGACCTTGTTCTTCCTGACATGCAGGAGATCTCAAAGGATTGCCGGATTGATATCGATGTCCGTGCCATGGTTCCGGGCCTGTCTGAAGAAACCGACGGAACCGCCGAGCAATTGGTCCGCCGCCTGACGGGCGACAACGGCCGTCATGTCGTGGTCTACGCAACAGAAGGCGGTCAGTTTCAGGAACATGGTCTATCCACCGTGGTGTGTGGACCAGGCTCGATTGACCAGGCACATCAGGCTGACGAGTTCATCGAACTGGCTGAACTTGGTAAATGTGCCAATTTTCTGGATGACCTGTGCGAAAAAGTTTTGCGCTAA
- a CDS encoding ABC transporter substrate-binding protein: MNTKTKLIAAAVATFGVASAAQAETLKFAFQGTLNALDPYSLNETFTLSALGNTYEGLTRRGADLQIEPGLAERWEVVEPNRWRFYLRQGVKFHNGSDFTAEDVAFSVDRVRSEGSDLTTRVPGDATVEIVDDYTVDFVLTGPNPILHYEWDTFYIMDKEWTEANDAVKVTSASDTTPNYAALNANGTGPFKLVSHEPGVKTVYEKNDGWWDSATHNLTTVEFTPIGSDATRVAALLSGEMDMVYPIPIQDIKRINDSDGTVALTGPELRTIFLGMDQMRDELLYSDVKGKNPFKDDKVRKAFYQAINIEAIKQKVMRNLATPSAIMISPFLFSKSDEFERYPYDPQAAMDLLAEAGYPDGFSVGMDCPNDRYVNDEAICQAVAAMLARVGVKVDLNAQPKAKYFAKILASGGYDTSFYLLGWTPGSFDSFNVLSNLMNCRDEAGKGSPFNNGGWCDAKVDELTQQILVENDPAKRDEMIAEAYKISHDNAYYIPLHQQGLAWGVADNIDLVQRADNQFHFRFVTKN, from the coding sequence ATGAATACCAAAACCAAATTGATTGCTGCTGCTGTGGCAACGTTTGGCGTGGCATCCGCTGCGCAGGCGGAAACATTGAAGTTTGCGTTTCAGGGGACATTGAACGCCCTTGACCCGTATAGCCTCAACGAAACCTTCACGCTGTCCGCCCTTGGCAACACGTATGAAGGTCTGACCCGCCGTGGTGCAGACCTGCAGATCGAGCCGGGCCTTGCCGAACGTTGGGAAGTTGTTGAGCCGAACCGCTGGCGCTTTTACCTTCGCCAAGGCGTCAAGTTCCACAATGGCAGCGACTTCACAGCTGAAGATGTCGCCTTTTCTGTCGACCGTGTCCGTTCTGAGGGCTCCGACTTGACCACCCGCGTTCCGGGTGATGCCACGGTAGAGATCGTCGATGACTACACCGTCGATTTTGTGCTGACCGGCCCGAACCCGATCCTGCACTATGAGTGGGACACGTTCTACATCATGGACAAGGAGTGGACCGAGGCCAACGACGCCGTCAAAGTCACCTCTGCTTCCGACACCACCCCGAACTATGCGGCCCTGAACGCGAACGGCACCGGCCCGTTCAAGCTTGTGAGCCACGAGCCGGGCGTGAAAACCGTTTATGAGAAAAACGACGGCTGGTGGGACAGTGCGACCCACAACCTGACCACCGTTGAATTCACCCCGATCGGATCCGATGCAACTCGCGTTGCAGCGCTTCTGTCCGGCGAGATGGATATGGTTTATCCGATCCCGATCCAGGACATCAAACGCATCAACGACAGCGACGGCACCGTTGCTCTGACCGGTCCGGAACTGCGCACGATCTTCCTCGGCATGGACCAGATGCGGGATGAGCTGCTCTATTCCGACGTCAAAGGCAAGAACCCGTTCAAGGATGACAAGGTTCGCAAGGCGTTCTACCAGGCCATCAACATTGAGGCGATCAAGCAGAAAGTGATGCGGAACCTTGCAACACCGTCCGCGATCATGATTTCCCCGTTCCTGTTCTCCAAGTCTGATGAGTTCGAGCGCTATCCGTATGACCCGCAGGCTGCAATGGATCTTCTTGCAGAAGCCGGGTATCCGGATGGGTTCTCTGTCGGCATGGACTGCCCGAACGATCGCTATGTCAACGACGAAGCCATCTGTCAGGCCGTTGCTGCGATGCTCGCCCGCGTTGGCGTCAAGGTGGACCTGAACGCCCAGCCGAAAGCGAAGTACTTCGCCAAGATCCTGGCCTCTGGTGGCTACGACACGTCGTTCTACCTTCTTGGCTGGACACCGGGCTCTTTCGACAGCTTCAACGTTCTGTCCAACCTGATGAACTGCCGCGATGAAGCTGGCAAAGGCTCTCCGTTCAACAACGGCGGCTGGTGCGACGCGAAAGTCGACGAGCTGACCCAGCAAATCCTGGTTGAAAACGATCCGGCGAAACGCGACGAAATGATCGCGGAAGCCTACAAGATCTCTCACGACAACGCCTACTACATCCCGCTGCACCAGCAAGGCCTGGCGTGGGGCGTTGCTGACAATATTGATCTTGTCCAGCGTGCGGACAACCAGTTCCACTTCCGCTTCGTCACCAAGAACTAA
- a CDS encoding ABC transporter permease, with protein sequence MIGFATRRLLQAMIVMLVVALLAFTMFRFVGDPINQMVGIETSIEEREALRERLGLNDPIPVQFARFIGNAVQFDFGTSYQFKQPVSELFAKRIPATLELSFASFMFALVVGIPMGIYAGLNRESAISKLFLSVSLIGISLPTFFIGILLIFLFSVTLQWLPSFGRGDVVQVGSWWTTGFLTVSGLKALILPAVTLGMYQMTLIMRLIRAEMLEVIRTDYIKFARARGLPDRLVHFRHALKNTMVPVITITGLQLGSIIAFATITETVFQWPGMGLMFLQAVQNVDIPIMSAYLLLTAFLFVAINFIVDILYFFIDPRLRVGRP encoded by the coding sequence ATGATAGGTTTTGCAACACGTCGTTTGCTTCAAGCGATGATTGTCATGTTGGTGGTGGCGCTTCTTGCCTTCACCATGTTCCGTTTCGTCGGAGATCCGATCAACCAGATGGTCGGTATCGAGACATCCATTGAAGAACGTGAAGCACTGCGCGAGCGTTTGGGTCTGAACGACCCGATCCCGGTCCAGTTCGCCCGATTCATCGGCAATGCTGTGCAGTTCGACTTCGGCACATCCTATCAGTTCAAGCAGCCGGTTTCCGAGCTGTTTGCCAAACGTATTCCGGCAACGCTTGAGCTCAGTTTCGCATCCTTCATGTTTGCGCTGGTTGTCGGCATTCCTATGGGCATCTACGCCGGTCTCAACCGCGAATCGGCAATCTCAAAACTGTTTCTATCCGTATCGTTGATCGGCATATCGTTGCCCACCTTCTTCATCGGGATCTTGTTGATCTTCCTGTTCTCGGTCACTCTGCAATGGCTGCCAAGCTTCGGCCGCGGTGATGTCGTGCAAGTTGGCTCCTGGTGGACCACCGGCTTCCTCACCGTCTCAGGCCTGAAAGCACTGATCCTGCCGGCGGTCACACTCGGCATGTACCAGATGACCCTCATCATGCGGTTGATCCGGGCGGAAATGCTGGAAGTCATCCGGACCGATTACATCAAGTTCGCTCGCGCCCGCGGCTTGCCGGACCGGCTGGTCCACTTCCGTCACGCGCTGAAGAACACCATGGTTCCCGTGATTACGATCACCGGTCTTCAGCTCGGGTCCATCATCGCATTTGCCACCATTACGGAGACCGTCTTCCAGTGGCCTGGTATGGGTTTGATGTTCCTGCAGGCGGTTCAGAACGTCGATATTCCGATCATGTCGGCCTATCTGCTGCTGACTGCTTTCCTGTTCGTCGCGATCAATTTCATCGTCGACATTCTCTATTTCTTCATCGATCCGCGTCTGCGGGTCGGACGGCCATAA
- a CDS encoding ABC transporter permease, with protein sequence MADVSTPNSEPKGRLARIIDSDLFHSFLRSKVTVVAAVMTLILFLVAFLAPWVAPHNPFDLATISILDARVPPVWMEFADPRFLLGTDDQGRDLLSGIFYGMRISLIVGFCSVISAAIIGITAGLVAGYMGGRVDAIIMRIADVQLTFPAILIALLIDGVAAGIFGGIDREIFAFYILIVALALSFWVQYARTVRGSTMVEKNKEYVQAARVIGIPSVIIMVRHILPNVMGPVLVIATINLALAIVTESSLSFLGVGMPPTQPSLGTLIAIGNDFLYSGEWWIAIFPGIALALLVLNVNLLGDWLRDALNPKLR encoded by the coding sequence ATGGCTGATGTCTCCACACCGAATAGCGAGCCGAAAGGCCGCCTCGCACGCATCATCGACAGCGACCTGTTCCACTCCTTCCTACGCTCGAAGGTCACCGTGGTTGCCGCTGTGATGACACTGATCCTGTTTCTGGTCGCATTCCTTGCGCCCTGGGTCGCGCCCCACAATCCGTTTGATCTGGCCACGATTTCCATTCTGGACGCCCGCGTTCCACCGGTCTGGATGGAGTTTGCTGATCCCCGCTTCCTGCTCGGCACCGATGATCAGGGCCGGGATCTGTTGTCCGGGATCTTCTACGGCATGCGGATTTCGCTCATTGTCGGTTTCTGTTCGGTCATCTCTGCTGCCATCATCGGCATCACTGCAGGCCTCGTCGCCGGTTATATGGGCGGACGTGTCGATGCGATCATCATGCGGATCGCCGATGTCCAGTTGACTTTCCCGGCCATCTTGATCGCGCTTCTGATTGACGGTGTCGCAGCCGGCATCTTCGGCGGGATCGACCGCGAGATCTTCGCCTTCTACATCCTGATCGTAGCGCTCGCGCTGTCGTTCTGGGTTCAGTACGCCCGGACGGTTCGCGGGTCCACGATGGTGGAAAAGAACAAGGAATATGTTCAGGCAGCCCGCGTGATCGGCATTCCCTCGGTCATCATCATGGTGCGCCACATCCTGCCGAACGTGATGGGTCCGGTTCTGGTTATTGCGACCATCAACCTGGCGCTGGCGATCGTGACAGAATCCAGCCTATCGTTCCTCGGCGTCGGCATGCCGCCTACCCAGCCGTCCCTCGGCACACTGATCGCGATCGGCAACGACTTCCTCTATTCCGGGGAATGGTGGATCGCGATTTTCCCGGGCATTGCGCTTGCTCTGCTGGTTTTGAACGTCAACTTGTTGGGCGACTGGCTGCGTGACGCCCTCAACCCGAAACTGCGCTGA
- a CDS encoding ABC transporter ATP-binding protein, protein MNVLDIKDLRVEFPGRKSVFVAVEGVSLKVDAGKILGVVGESGAGKSTVGNAVIGLLQEPGHIAGGEVYLHGQRIDELPYKKMRQLRGRKIGMIFQDPLTSLDPLQTVESQLVETIRTHLPLSGKEAQQRAIELIDAVGIPNPAERIKQYPHQFSGGMRQRVVIALALCAEPELVIADEPTTALDVSIQAQILELMKKLCEERNVAMLVITHDMGVIADITDHVAVMYHGELVEYGETTQVLGAPKHPYTQSLISAVPRPDIKVERFPVVNYIEKAGTPQKHIDISTHWLGKSRDYEKVTGPLVQIRDLEMRFETKGSIFPSKREYFHAVKKVSFNIHEGETFGVVGESGSGKSTIARVITGLYHPSGGSILFGKTELTSLKNQKEILAMRRQMQMIFQDPYSSLNARMRVKDIIAEPIKFHKLASSNSEVRQIVDDLLDHVGLGAAAGQKFPHEFSGGQRQRISIARALATRPRFLICDEPTSALDVSIQAQILNLLKDLQEELGLTMMFISHDLAVIRQMCNRIGVMRNGELCEVADCDQLFENPQHEYTQQLLNLMPSMELLSRANLETA, encoded by the coding sequence GTGAACGTCCTAGATATCAAAGACCTTCGGGTCGAGTTCCCAGGCCGCAAATCGGTTTTTGTTGCGGTTGAAGGGGTGAGCTTGAAAGTGGATGCCGGCAAGATCCTCGGTGTTGTCGGGGAATCAGGCGCTGGCAAGTCCACTGTCGGCAACGCCGTGATCGGACTTCTGCAGGAGCCCGGTCACATTGCCGGCGGCGAAGTTTATCTGCACGGTCAGCGGATCGACGAGTTGCCCTACAAGAAGATGCGTCAGCTGCGGGGCCGCAAGATCGGCATGATCTTCCAGGATCCGCTGACCTCATTGGATCCTTTGCAAACGGTTGAATCCCAGCTCGTTGAGACAATCCGCACGCACCTGCCGCTTTCTGGAAAGGAAGCACAGCAGCGGGCGATAGAATTGATCGATGCGGTCGGCATTCCCAATCCGGCTGAGCGGATCAAACAGTATCCGCACCAGTTCTCAGGCGGCATGCGCCAGCGCGTTGTGATCGCGCTCGCACTTTGCGCCGAGCCGGAGCTGGTGATTGCCGATGAGCCAACCACGGCGCTAGATGTGTCCATTCAGGCGCAAATCCTGGAGCTGATGAAAAAGCTCTGTGAAGAGCGGAACGTTGCAATGCTCGTGATCACTCACGACATGGGCGTGATCGCAGACATTACCGACCATGTTGCGGTGATGTATCACGGTGAGCTGGTGGAGTACGGGGAAACCACTCAGGTCCTCGGCGCTCCAAAGCACCCTTATACACAGAGCCTGATTTCCGCCGTTCCCCGGCCGGATATCAAGGTCGAGCGTTTCCCGGTGGTCAACTACATCGAGAAGGCCGGCACGCCGCAAAAACATATCGACATCTCCACCCACTGGCTCGGCAAGTCCCGGGACTATGAAAAGGTGACAGGACCTCTGGTCCAGATCCGCGATCTGGAGATGCGCTTTGAGACCAAAGGATCAATTTTCCCGTCGAAGCGGGAATACTTCCATGCGGTCAAAAAGGTCAGTTTCAATATTCACGAAGGCGAGACCTTCGGTGTGGTCGGTGAGAGTGGCTCGGGGAAATCCACCATCGCACGCGTGATTACCGGGCTTTACCACCCGAGCGGCGGGTCAATCCTCTTCGGCAAGACGGAACTGACATCACTGAAGAACCAGAAAGAAATTCTGGCGATGCGCCGGCAGATGCAGATGATCTTCCAGGATCCCTATTCGTCGCTCAATGCGCGGATGCGGGTTAAGGACATCATCGCCGAGCCGATCAAGTTCCACAAACTGGCCTCCAGCAATTCCGAAGTCCGCCAAATCGTAGATGATCTTCTGGATCACGTCGGTTTGGGAGCGGCCGCAGGCCAGAAATTCCCGCATGAGTTTTCTGGTGGTCAGCGCCAGCGGATCTCAATCGCACGGGCCCTCGCGACCCGTCCGCGTTTCTTGATTTGCGATGAACCGACGTCCGCGTTGGACGTGTCGATCCAGGCACAGATTCTCAATCTTCTGAAGGATCTTCAGGAAGAGCTCGGTCTGACAATGATGTTCATCAGTCACGACCTCGCAGTGATCCGCCAGATGTGTAACCGGATCGGCGTCATGCGCAACGGTGAGCTTTGCGAAGTCGCGGACTGCGATCAGCTGTTTGAGAACCCGCAGCACGAATATACGCAGCAGCTTCTCAATCTGATGCCGTCGATGGAACTGCTGTCCCGAGCCAATCTGGAAACAGCCTGA
- a CDS encoding HAD family hydrolase produces MQQAAKKPALSLEVISRTTLIAIASILLAVASAHSGTEPNTVSVISLCAMSVLFSATSLAFCPEAAAGRSLNYATALVCGGLLIADPFLPFILAGGINPHAPALSAGVMMILRAFAVWILPPRGERTGLKEAFASSQLSLLCGVLWLGVNPDKAPIATVVCLVLSWPYLVDGINAFADKVYLEAAKAAGVRSLGSAAFNKVASARDIVIDKAAVMSGPNLVVTNVMAFNNEPKTLLAVAASAESRSNHPVAEALRQLAVQWRVDIKRPDRFDQAPGLGAVALLGGQSVVIGTANLMQKHKIDSFTADAIARSLEADGKTVLRVAVGGRVVGVLGLEGTLRQDAGVAAFALRAEGLVPWLYSGDSEKTREALANMLGLEPVADPRPGESAAEAAHRSLGDQHPLVLTLSQDRTSLELRSVHETAEDNSAPQTTILAVSNTEDIGAFPALKDLAMRRTALAAHAQRFLSGLSILCGVCGGSLLLPMSAAPVLFLVSLIVLWTFARYSVADRKQETNAGSLIAAG; encoded by the coding sequence ATGCAACAGGCCGCAAAAAAGCCGGCTCTTTCACTGGAAGTCATCAGCAGGACGACATTGATCGCAATCGCATCAATTCTTCTCGCCGTAGCATCAGCGCATTCAGGCACAGAACCAAACACAGTGTCCGTCATCAGCCTCTGCGCCATGTCGGTTCTGTTCTCAGCCACCAGTCTGGCTTTCTGTCCCGAAGCTGCCGCGGGCCGCAGCTTGAACTATGCAACAGCGCTCGTTTGTGGAGGCCTGCTAATTGCAGATCCTTTCCTCCCATTCATTTTAGCCGGCGGCATCAACCCCCATGCCCCTGCGCTTTCCGCCGGAGTTATGATGATTCTGCGCGCCTTCGCTGTTTGGATCCTGCCACCGCGGGGCGAACGTACAGGCCTCAAAGAAGCTTTTGCGTCCAGCCAGCTCAGCCTTCTATGCGGCGTTCTTTGGCTTGGCGTGAATCCCGATAAAGCGCCGATTGCAACAGTTGTCTGCCTGGTGCTCTCCTGGCCCTATCTTGTTGATGGCATCAACGCCTTTGCAGACAAAGTCTATCTGGAAGCGGCCAAGGCCGCTGGGGTTCGGAGCCTTGGGAGTGCAGCGTTCAACAAGGTCGCATCAGCCCGCGATATCGTCATCGACAAGGCCGCAGTCATGTCCGGGCCGAACCTGGTGGTGACCAATGTCATGGCTTTCAACAATGAACCCAAAACACTGCTTGCCGTTGCCGCATCGGCTGAAAGCAGGAGCAATCATCCAGTCGCAGAAGCATTGCGCCAACTGGCGGTGCAATGGCGTGTCGACATCAAGCGGCCCGATCGCTTTGACCAAGCCCCCGGACTGGGCGCAGTCGCTTTGCTCGGCGGGCAAAGTGTAGTGATCGGCACGGCCAACCTTATGCAGAAGCACAAGATCGATAGCTTCACCGCCGACGCCATCGCCCGTTCGCTAGAAGCAGACGGCAAAACGGTTCTCAGGGTTGCTGTTGGTGGCCGTGTTGTTGGTGTCCTCGGCCTTGAAGGCACCTTGCGACAGGATGCAGGTGTTGCTGCCTTTGCGCTGCGCGCGGAAGGCCTCGTACCCTGGCTTTATAGCGGGGACAGTGAAAAGACACGCGAAGCCCTTGCCAACATGCTGGGCCTGGAACCGGTTGCAGATCCGCGTCCCGGCGAAAGCGCAGCGGAAGCGGCACACCGCTCTTTAGGCGATCAACATCCTTTGGTGCTGACCTTGTCGCAGGACCGGACATCTTTAGAGTTGAGATCCGTCCATGAGACCGCAGAAGATAACAGCGCGCCGCAAACGACGATCCTGGCTGTGAGCAACACCGAAGACATCGGGGCTTTCCCCGCACTGAAAGACCTTGCCATGCGACGCACGGCGCTCGCCGCCCACGCGCAGCGGTTTTTGTCGGGCCTGTCGATCTTGTGCGGGGTTTGCGGTGGTTCGCTGCTGCTCCCCATGTCGGCGGCCCCAGTTCTATTCCTTGTCAGCCTCATCGTCCTCTGGACTTTCGCGCGCTACTCGGTTGCGGACCGCAAACAGGAAACAAACGCAGGGAGCCTGATCGCGGCGGGTTGA
- a CDS encoding IlvD/Edd family dehydratase — MTHTKTPNFRSAAWFNNPDNPGMTALYIERYLNFGITREELQSGKPIIGIAQTGSDLSPCNRHHLELAKRVREGIRDAGGIAFEFPVHPIQETGRRPTATLDRNLAYLGLVELLHGYPLDGVVLTIGCDKTTPACLMAAATVNIPAIALSVGPMLNGWHKGERTGSGTIVWKARQMLAAGDIDYEGFMDLVASSAPSVGYCNTMGTATTMNSLAEALGMQLPGAAAIPAPYRERGAISYETGRRIVEMAYEDLKPSDIMTRQAFENAIVVNSAIGGSTNAPIHLNGIARHLGIELTNDDWQKIGHDVPLLVNLQPAGAYLGEDYFHAGGVPAVVAELLRHQQLPHPDTLTANGKTIEANCAGVVTDLPDVIKPFDAPMLEKAGFLNLKGNLFDSAIMKTSVISDEFRNRYLSNSNDPDAFEGRAIVFEGPEDYHHRIDDPDLKIDENCMLFVRGTGPIGYPGGAEVVNMQPPAALIKQGITALPCIGDGRQSGTSGSPSILNAAPEAAAMGGLALLQTGDRVRIDLRAGSANILISDEELVQRRALLEESGGFEVAESQTPWQEIQRSMVAQFDKGMVLEPAVKYRDVAHKGLPRDNH; from the coding sequence ATGACACATACCAAGACACCGAATTTCCGTTCTGCCGCTTGGTTCAACAACCCAGACAACCCGGGGATGACGGCGCTTTACATCGAACGCTATCTGAATTTCGGGATTACCCGCGAAGAACTACAGTCCGGAAAACCGATCATCGGTATCGCCCAGACAGGGTCGGATCTCTCACCGTGCAACCGCCACCACCTTGAGCTTGCCAAGCGTGTGCGCGAAGGCATTCGGGACGCTGGCGGGATCGCATTTGAATTCCCTGTCCATCCGATTCAGGAAACCGGACGGCGGCCAACAGCAACGCTCGACCGAAACCTTGCCTATCTCGGCCTCGTTGAATTGCTGCATGGATACCCGCTTGATGGGGTGGTTCTAACCATCGGCTGTGACAAGACAACACCGGCCTGTCTGATGGCCGCCGCAACGGTCAACATTCCGGCAATCGCCTTGTCTGTTGGTCCCATGCTCAACGGCTGGCACAAGGGTGAGCGCACAGGCTCGGGCACCATCGTCTGGAAAGCCCGGCAAATGCTGGCCGCGGGCGACATCGACTATGAAGGCTTCATGGATCTTGTCGCCTCATCCGCCCCCTCTGTTGGCTATTGCAACACGATGGGCACGGCAACGACCATGAATTCCCTCGCCGAAGCCCTTGGAATGCAGCTCCCGGGCGCGGCTGCCATTCCGGCGCCTTACCGGGAACGCGGCGCCATTTCCTATGAAACTGGCCGCCGAATCGTGGAAATGGCTTATGAGGATCTGAAACCGTCCGACATCATGACCCGGCAAGCCTTCGAAAACGCCATCGTCGTGAATTCGGCAATTGGCGGGTCTACAAACGCTCCAATCCATTTGAACGGCATCGCCCGGCATCTTGGGATCGAGCTCACGAATGACGATTGGCAGAAGATTGGTCATGACGTGCCGCTTCTGGTCAATCTTCAGCCTGCCGGCGCCTATTTGGGTGAAGATTACTTCCACGCGGGCGGTGTCCCGGCTGTTGTTGCCGAGCTACTCCGCCATCAACAGCTTCCGCACCCGGACACGCTGACCGCAAACGGGAAAACGATTGAGGCAAACTGCGCTGGCGTTGTCACAGATCTGCCCGATGTCATCAAACCGTTCGACGCGCCGATGTTGGAAAAGGCCGGATTCTTGAACTTGAAGGGCAACCTCTTCGACAGCGCGATCATGAAAACCAGTGTCATCTCTGATGAGTTCCGCAACCGCTATCTCTCAAATTCGAACGACCCGGACGCGTTTGAAGGCCGCGCGATCGTTTTCGAGGGACCGGAGGATTACCACCACCGGATTGACGATCCAGACCTGAAGATCGACGAAAACTGCATGCTGTTCGTTCGCGGAACAGGTCCAATCGGTTATCCGGGCGGGGCTGAGGTGGTGAACATGCAGCCACCTGCAGCCCTTATCAAACAGGGGATCACGGCCCTGCCATGCATCGGCGACGGCCGTCAGTCCGGAACATCAGGTTCTCCCTCGATCCTGAATGCAGCTCCCGAGGCCGCTGCAATGGGCGGATTGGCGTTGTTGCAAACCGGGGATCGTGTTCGGATCGATCTGAGAGCAGGATCAGCCAACATTCTCATATCGGATGAAGAACTGGTGCAGCGCCGCGCGCTGCTTGAAGAAAGCGGCGGGTTCGAAGTCGCAGAAAGCCAGACGCCCTGGCAGGAAATCCAGCGCAGCATGGTGGCCCAGTTCGACAAGGGCATGGTTTTGGAACCGGCTGTCAAATATCGGGACGTCGCGCACAAAGGTTTGCCACGGGACAATCACTAA